From Homalodisca vitripennis isolate AUS2020 chromosome 1, UT_GWSS_2.1, whole genome shotgun sequence, the proteins below share one genomic window:
- the LOC124353041 gene encoding isopentenyl-diphosphate Delta-isomerase 1-like isoform X2, which translates to MLSSVRVSVRRAMATNVAKKIDQVQGAALEESCILVDNSDKVIGRASKHDCHKVGPDGNIPLHRAFSVFIFNSKNEILLQKRSDMKVTFPGYITNACCSHPLFDGEGETEEKNALGIRLAAQRRLQHELGIPKHEIDIDALQYLTRIHYKSVGDGVWGEHEIDYILFLCKDVTLNPNPNEVSRVCFVPKNEFNTFLNKLEEPITPWFRLIVENRLSKWWDNINDLKRFYDHGNINTFGSTNFNL; encoded by the coding sequence ATGTTGTCCTCAGTGAGAGTTTCTGTAAGACGAGCAATGGCGACGAATGTAGCAAAGAAGATTGATCAGGTGCAGGGAGCTGCACTGGAGGAGTCATGTATTTTGGTTGACAACAGCGATAAAGTGATCGGGAGAGCGAGTAAACACGACTGTCACAAAGTTGGGCCTGACGGAAACATTCCTCTGCATCGAGCATTTAGTGTTTTCATATTCAATTCCAAAAATGAGATTTTACTCCAGAAAAGATCTGACATGAAAGTTACATTCCCAGGCTATATTACAAACGCCTGTTGTAGCCACCCGTTATTTGATGGTGAAGGTGAGACAGAAGAGAAGAATGCTCTAGGTATTCGGCTGGCAGCGCAGCGCAGGCTCCAGCACGAGTTAGGCATACCAAAACATGAAATAGACATTGATGCTTTGCAATATTTGACAAGGATACATTATAAGTCTGTTGGTGATGGTGTTTGGGGTGAACATGAAATTGACTATATACTTTTTCTATGTAAAGATGTGACTTTGAATCCGAACCCAAACGAGGTCAGCCGAGTGTGTTTTGTTCCTAAAAATGAGTTTAACACGTTTCTGAATAAGCTAGAAGAACCTATCACTCCGTGGTTTCGGCTTATCGTGGAAAACAGGCTCAGTAAATGGTGGGACAACATAAATGATCTAAAAAGATTTTATGATCATGGTAACATCAATACATTTGGcagcacaaattttaatttgtga
- the LOC124353041 gene encoding isopentenyl-diphosphate Delta-isomerase 1-like isoform X1 → MGSTFILNKKQMLSSVRVSVRRAMATNVAKKIDQVQGAALEESCILVDNSDKVIGRASKHDCHKVGPDGNIPLHRAFSVFIFNSKNEILLQKRSDMKVTFPGYITNACCSHPLFDGEGETEEKNALGIRLAAQRRLQHELGIPKHEIDIDALQYLTRIHYKSVGDGVWGEHEIDYILFLCKDVTLNPNPNEVSRVCFVPKNEFNTFLNKLEEPITPWFRLIVENRLSKWWDNINDLKRFYDHGNINTFGSTNFNL, encoded by the coding sequence TTTTATTCTCAATAAGAAGCAAATGTTGTCCTCAGTGAGAGTTTCTGTAAGACGAGCAATGGCGACGAATGTAGCAAAGAAGATTGATCAGGTGCAGGGAGCTGCACTGGAGGAGTCATGTATTTTGGTTGACAACAGCGATAAAGTGATCGGGAGAGCGAGTAAACACGACTGTCACAAAGTTGGGCCTGACGGAAACATTCCTCTGCATCGAGCATTTAGTGTTTTCATATTCAATTCCAAAAATGAGATTTTACTCCAGAAAAGATCTGACATGAAAGTTACATTCCCAGGCTATATTACAAACGCCTGTTGTAGCCACCCGTTATTTGATGGTGAAGGTGAGACAGAAGAGAAGAATGCTCTAGGTATTCGGCTGGCAGCGCAGCGCAGGCTCCAGCACGAGTTAGGCATACCAAAACATGAAATAGACATTGATGCTTTGCAATATTTGACAAGGATACATTATAAGTCTGTTGGTGATGGTGTTTGGGGTGAACATGAAATTGACTATATACTTTTTCTATGTAAAGATGTGACTTTGAATCCGAACCCAAACGAGGTCAGCCGAGTGTGTTTTGTTCCTAAAAATGAGTTTAACACGTTTCTGAATAAGCTAGAAGAACCTATCACTCCGTGGTTTCGGCTTATCGTGGAAAACAGGCTCAGTAAATGGTGGGACAACATAAATGATCTAAAAAGATTTTATGATCATGGTAACATCAATACATTTGGcagcacaaattttaatttgtga